In the Hermetia illucens chromosome 1, iHerIll2.2.curated.20191125, whole genome shotgun sequence genome, TTTCAGACTGGAACTCTTGTGGCCGAGGTATTAATGCAAATGTCAGTCGCCGGTCTAGATTTGGATAAACTTCACATCGTGGGACATTCTTTAGGAGCACAAATGGCTGGGTTGATTGGTCGTATCATCAAGCAATCGATGCATGGCAAACTTGTGATCAAACGGTATCTTGATTTAGTAAGGAGAATAAGAGTTTTGGATATTATCCACTTTTTTacagtttctccttcttcactAGGTTATTTACAAATATTGTAGTTATAACGATTAAATTTACAGGATTTCAGGATTGGATCCAGCATATCCAGGTTTTTATGGAGAAGAAATTCAAGGGCTCAGCTCGGCTGATGCTGAGTTTGTTGATATCATTCATACGGACGGCGGATTTCTCGGGGTGCCAGGTTCTATAGGAACAGCAGATTTCTTTCCGAATGGTGGAAACGCACCGCAACCTGGCTGCTGGAAAACACCAGTTATAGTTCGTAAGCAAACGTTTTCTGGGTTTTTGAAATATTGAACTGCATGTCCGGAAAGTACATACGTTATTTCAGATGTATGCAGCCACGCACGTGCATGGTTTCTCTGGGCAGAAAGTGTAGCCAATAAAAACCCACAAAAATTCCTGGCTGTAAGAGCAAAATCCTGGgatgattttaaaataaacaaaattgaggaaactaattcaaattttattatgGGAATAAATTGTCCACCCGGGTAAAAGCATGGCCCATATTACGTTATTATGCCTGCATAGAACTGCTTCTCACGTTTTTTCGAATTTGCAGAATATCCGGTGAATTTTACTTGCAAACAAATAGCAAAGCACCTTTTGCACGTGGTGAGGATGGCACCCGGTACATACCTTCAATATTTAAAGAAGACGAAGAAATGTGAGCTTATTTTTCGGGAAAAATATTCAATTGAGACCTCATGTTGCTTATTGTTTAACTATGCTAGGGATACTACCTCTTGGCTAATTGAGAGAAAGATGGTGATCCTGGAAGATAAAAAACTTGTCAGATACTGGAAAGAGTTGACTGAATACGGAACCTCAGGTGTAATTCAGCATAAGGCAACATCTACCAATCGCCAGGGATGGATAATCTGAAGACTTTACCtccttatatacatatatatgcatatgtatataacCACAAAGCCCACTTGGTTGTCAAGTAGGACGGGAGTGTTTTAAGATGTTACTGCATATGATGTCACTAAAGAGGATTGTCACCCAAATTATTATATTCGGAAAATAATTTaccaaaataaattatttttatcataTATGACACAATCCAAATTTGATTACTTTTGTTAGAATGATTTCAGTCTTATATTTCATGTAGTGATATTAATGATGAAGTACTAATACAGTTATCTACCACAATACATTCCGTAAGCAGAATTATCAAGAGTCATATACACATTCTGCAAGGAtcacttttgaaaaattattttgaaggactggataaagatggaaacgtgattttttcaccatatgtttattgatatttcTAGTATACGTGatagctaatttttggaatacgtgttaatttatgcacccatctccaaaaaaaggtgtttttctgctgccacgctggagggcgctgtgttcatctgagggaaaaaaactaaacggcattttaatgtggacaatattccacggtccgcaaactaggataattagaaaatattaaaaggtaaatttttggtgggcttttaaacttaattttttggattttggtgtttttttacggcttgtttgatgaataaaaaaaacgtagaaatatgtattaaagaaatcgtgaaaatttcaaaaaatttggttggatagattttgagctatggtggcagccgatttccaagatgtagtttcgagaaaaacgcatttgaaaatttaaatgtgattatcaatagtaaaattttaactcaccattaatttgctttacctggtccatagagagcaccctccgtttcttcaaaaaagtcttgtaaggccgattgttgctctctggtttcaattctggctcttttagcgagttcAGTCGATCGTCGCACATAAGGACAAACGACCATATTACGAcgacaaaatcgattttaaatatttttcccaaatttgaaaaaaatgcgcCAGAAATTTACACTATAAGTCCCTttattgtgaactagaaaaaatttccttttttctgcgACACAGCGCTCATCCCATGCGCGCAAAGTTGAGTAATTGTTTCTATTCGTTGATACTGGTGAGTTACAACAAATTGTTGACAGTTACTATACGGTCGTTACACTtttgttagtaagaaaaattaaagttttgtatcaTGAATTTAGAATCGTCAGGTAGGTACTTTAATTTGCAGTTATTAATATCATTACTGTGTACGAAGTAATTACTTAGTATGCATATCACAAAATACTACTACTTGAtgtttaaaagaaattgaaattttgacttttgcttgtgttacaaaaaaagttccaaaaagttccatgacttttttttacttgttttgtAGCACAACGTATAGCTGATAAAGGCATGTAATACTCATGTCCCccgtttcccccttttcttaaaatcgctaaatttctttcaggtaGTCGACTTGACCCTGTTCCTAAGAAAGGGGAACTTTTTACAGTGCTAAGAAACAGCCAATTCAACAAAATGTCATCAGCCAAATGTAATCAACAATTGATTGGCTACATAACGGAAAAATTTGCCATAAACAAACTTTCAGAAAATTGCTCAAagcaactgaaaaatatagtaaaaacttttgttgcaaaattatttataaaatggcgcaattctCATTACACGTATGAGCGGTTTCGGAACAACAACATGAAATGGCTTGATGAAGATTTAAAACTTCCAGAGATATTTGAATTAGAGCCGCTTCGGCTATCCGGAAGGCCAAAAAAGAACTTTGAAGAAAGTtctctacgtactaagaaaaGGCAGATCAGTGAATTATAATAACATCAAGCATAAGCACAGACAAATTGTACATGGCCACAGAATCAAGCTTAGTCAAATCTGGAAAGAGAAGTGTAGCTAAGGTTGTAAAATTAGCCATCCAATCTTCACccaacagaataaaaaaaattaagactgCTCACGATACACAATCCTCTGGTTCTATAAGAGCATACAGCCCTGAAGAGGCTTTAGGTCTTGTAGTTGATCTTGGCCTAACCAAGGAGGATTATATAACCATGCGAGTTGGATGTGTACCATGTTAGATGTACCATGTTAGATGGGAAAACGATTaatattttaactgaaaataCAAACTCGCAGGCGTGTAATATTTGTAAAGCTTCTGCAAAAGATTTAAATGATttaggaaaattgcaaaatagggACTGTGATGAAAGCGCGTTTAAATTTGGTATCTCTGTACTACATGCTCATATTAGGTGCTATGAATATTTGTTGCACATAGCttataaattggaaataaagcagTGGCAAGCAAGAGGTGAAAATGCAAAAGCAAAtgtaaaggaaagaaaaactaaaatagcTACTGAGTTCTATAATAAATTGGGCCTCGTTGTCGATCAgccgaagcaaggtggaggcaaTAGCAATGATGGAAACAAGGCAAGGAAATTTTTCGAGAGCCCTTCACTGTCATCTGAAATAACCGGAGTTGATAAGGAGTTAATAATACGATTTTCAAATATACTTTCTGTTATTTCATGCGGGCATTACATCAAGGAAGatacttttaaaatatattgcgtTGCAACGGCACATCTGGCTATATCTCTTTACGGCTGGTATAAAATGAGTGCCACGGTTCACAAACTCTTGTTACATGGTGCTGATATTATAAAATCTTTACCTTTCCCAATAGGCCAGTTATCTGAAGATGTCATTGAACCAGGCCATaaggaatacaaaattttaaggCAATGCCATTCCAGGAAAACATCAAGAATAAATACAAATGTTGATATATTTAATTGGATGCTTGTATCTTCGGACCCCATTGTAACAAGTAAacgaaaaaatcccaaaaagaataaaaccaaatttaaccAGGTGGTAATAAGTATGCTAAGAACTCCTATTTGCTGTGcgaatgaagacgaagaagcagaactctaattttaaaaaaatgtacttatatttctactatacataatatattaatagatAAGAATAAGTCCTTTTGAAATacacatttttatttaattttttgttttattaatatttccgcTGTCTGTTAATTcccgtgtacattttttaataaatctaacGTCAAATTGGGTATATTGAATCGTTAAAACCACTAATGTGAATGAAATCTCGTATCTTCAAATGTCATATTGGATccgccattttgaaattttactcgaaTTTGTAACTAGCAAACTCTGTTACCCTTGAATTCTATGTTTTACCAAAATCGCTCTCATAAACAATgagcaaataattttgtcatGCTAAAATAACGATTCGTCCCAGTGTGCGTCGTTCGgatcgccaaattcgcgcttcattatggcggtcgaatccttcattgaaaataattacagccagaaaagtggctatttctacgaccttggccccagaatgaaggtgtttaggagcgaaaatccagatcaatgcatttaacgactcattgttattctgggcctctgctcctaaacatctgttcacgagatcatctcgtgacaaatcttcgtagattggtttgatgactgtttgaacttcttcagtcaaaggtgccttctcgtggtggaaactatccagttcttctttagcttccgctttgcgccatttgcaccaactgtcctcgcctgctggacaattttgatgctaagGATTTTCgtttgtagaacatttatggaagaaagttgcccaaatttcttgctgcattccttctatcgaatttgcgtgtcgacgaatagccagcccagaaaatgtagtgaggcccTTATCAGtatccagccccttttccaccaatgcctttgtgattcttctttgcatttctaagccgcgttcacATTCTGTTCTacccattccttttttactactacgtatattttattatttgcagaaatttgcagaaataccggagaaaacttcaacaaaatccaatatacaatatataaaacttgtcgcaattgaaacattcatgttcatgcttgctaaaagtttctttgctgatgttgatgcgaagtcttttttcttctctgataactatcgattcccatgaaatactcgttttttagtgcgaccatgatgttgaacgttaaagcgatctcccttcgtacgatccatttaaaaaaatcactgaacacacaaacagcgcaatacttacaacaaaatataactaagtataacttgaacgcctttcagtgctcactctagactggattatcctttttattctcaACAGTAAATAAGTTGAGACGatagattggtttttcatctttttatatttatacctgtgttcaaatttataaggctcaagtaaaaaactaacaggtaaaaaaagattcgatgctttttctcatcgagtactctaaccgcggctgcaaaccccttacctgtttaaccctgtaatttctgaaggactcggaatatcgaaaaatccctttgctcacatattcttcactatatatagatacaattcattcaaaaaaaatcgatttctccaacccgacacacgggatgacccccttaaagcatTGAATAATTGATCCTGCAAATGTTCATTGCTAAAAAAGTGAGTGCGCGGCTAGTCGGCCTGGCGATTTTACTACACTTCTATTTCTGGTGTCATTTCATCCGCGCCAGTGCAGCATCCGTGGAAATATAAACATGGTAGATTGTATAGCATTGTATTAATTATGTACATCAGGTATATACGTAGTAAATATCCGTTAGTGAAGTTTAGGGTCATGCTTGTAGTAGCCAGGAATGGCACTCACCATCTTGCAAAATTAGAGCAGAACAAGAGGGGGCTGGAGGAAACCTCTTGAGATATGCTACATCGCATATTGGTAGGTTCCGATCTGTTATTGACCACATATGAGTCTAATTAGCGTTTTAGGGTCCTATTTATGCAGTACACTATTGTTCTAACATCGATAACAGTGATTCTACAAATCCTGATAAGATCGTGACTAAAGAAGATCCGATGCggttctttcttaaaaagttgaaaGGCCACTGGACATAACCTCCTGGAGAATTGCCGAAGCTGCTAGTCCAGTGGCACTACTCCGCTAGCGAGGAGGAgtgtgaaataataataataatcgttggcgcaacaatctatgatATATTGGATcacggtcttgaagtgtgttagagcacttcattcacgaccgtcacggtacactacagtagactgtaggaggcaatgtggtcagcattgcgctcgcccgagattattaccctgatttgactcaggtcctcattcacagctgagtcgactggtatccgacatcaaatcacgatacaaatcccactgccaccagcgagatttgaaccgcgaccttacgcacgacagccttgtgctctaaccactcagctatccggacgacgTGTGAAATACAGTTTGAAAATATCGAAATAGTAAATGCCAATGATAAAATCACCTCGGCTCGAAAGAGATTCTCTACATATAAATCTGCGGGCCCAGATGTTATAGACTTATCTGTTTTTCGTTCATACCGACAGTGAGGAGACGCAACCATGACTCCGCAAAGAATCTAGGCAACCAACTAGTCTCACCTCTTTTGTGATGAATACTATAGAGTGCCTCCTAATTACGGACGATCATTACCAGATTGCCCCCTCCCCCCAATTTTTAGCATCCGTAgctaaatgaataaaaattgtCACTGTTGTTTGTTTTCGCCAACTTCAAGTTGCTGAATGTGATCCTGAATccgaatttaaattgaaaattaaatataaaactgAGGGTAAAGAAGGCCGATGTAACCTTCT is a window encoding:
- the LOC119647148 gene encoding phospholipase A1 member A-like isoform X1; its protein translation is MSLLKKWISAICERFDPYQFQGPVFMFYKPKSFRKPKYYLLRNGVKIIQHKKFDKSKTTMLYIHGFLVDTRASYNKVVINAYQSRQDHNVIALDWSVGPKPSYFNDSIPHMEKTGTLVAEVLMQMSVAGLDLDKLHIVGHSLGAQMAGLIGRIIKQSMHGKLVIKRISGLDPAYPGFYGEEIQGLSSADAEFVDIIHTDGGFLGVPGSIGTADFFPNGGNAPQPGCWKTPVIVHVCSHARAWFLWAESVANKNPQKFLAVRAKSWDDFKINKIEETNSNFIMGINCPPGISGEFYLQTNSKAPFARGEDGTRYIPSIFKEDEEMDTTSWLIERKMVILEDKKLVRYWKELTEYGTSGVIQHKATSTNRQGWII
- the LOC119647148 gene encoding lipase member H-B-like isoform X2 → MLYIHGFLVDTRASYNKVVINAYQSRQDHNVIALDWSVGPKPSYFNDSIPHMEKTGTLVAEVLMQMSVAGLDLDKLHIVGHSLGAQMAGLIGRIIKQSMHGKLVIKRISGLDPAYPGFYGEEIQGLSSADAEFVDIIHTDGGFLGVPGSIGTADFFPNGGNAPQPGCWKTPVIVHVCSHARAWFLWAESVANKNPQKFLAVRAKSWDDFKINKIEETNSNFIMGINCPPGISGEFYLQTNSKAPFARGEDGTRYIPSIFKEDEEMDTTSWLIERKMVILEDKKLVRYWKELTEYGTSGVIQHKATSTNRQGWII